In Diadema setosum chromosome 19, eeDiaSeto1, whole genome shotgun sequence, a genomic segment contains:
- the LOC140242251 gene encoding transmembrane protein 242-like yields the protein MESMNTEQGVQDGQEIIVNTTDKTKDRRESIILKKALFMVTVSGLAMLGGFGMTLARAKRRHPGSFSKGMIPDPQVELYESGASLGMRALGWGTVFAITGVGSLTFLICKAMGVHNVEEFRVKFQSVAPRIRRNETEPEHVIIERFKAEILKDEKTASADE from the exons ATGGAGAGCATGAATACGGAACAAGGAGTCCAAGATGGACAAGAAATAATCGTAAATACCACGGACAAGACCAAAGACCGCAGGGAATCAATTATATTAAAGA aaGCCTTGTTCATGGTGACTGTCAGTGGACTGGCCATGCTGGGTGGCTTTGGAATGACCTTGGCTAGAGCCAAGAGGAGACATCCAGGATCATTCTCGAAG GGAATGATACCGGACCCGCAGGTAGAGCTGTACGAGAGTGGGGCTTCCCTGGGCATGAGGGCGCTAGGCTGGGGCACTGTCTTCGCCATCACGGGAGTCGGGTCACTGACCTTTCTCATCTGCAAAGCCATGGGGGTGCATAAT GTGGAAGAGTTCAGGGTAAAGTTTCAGTCGGTAGCTCCGAGGATACGAAGGAACGAGACTGAGCCCGAGCATGTGATCATCGAGAGATTCAAGGCAGAGATTCTGAAAGATGAGAAGACTGCTTCCGCAGATGAATGA